A genomic window from Exiguobacterium acetylicum DSM 20416 includes:
- a CDS encoding PH domain-containing protein, protein MFKKLAADLTGFSDIGQVIHPDDFDKAAADDYVLHEDGEKIYFLIKSKSDEYCFTNLALVHLDGESAVSSKRVLYRYPYAHYPIRHVMFETAGTVDLDVEIKFEIGGKHYSIDVDKKQLEHVKDLYKTLLAIAEKQYEGQKMLEFANSSLNHSVTILGGLRQGDMNVPQTFKELSEQSFEWLQGHYYQWNQRDFGSYYEKYINN, encoded by the coding sequence ATGTTCAAAAAACTAGCAGCAGATTTAACGGGATTCAGTGATATCGGACAAGTCATTCATCCTGATGATTTCGACAAGGCAGCCGCTGACGATTATGTCTTACATGAAGACGGCGAGAAAATCTACTTCTTGATCAAATCCAAATCTGATGAGTATTGCTTTACGAACTTGGCTTTAGTTCACCTAGATGGTGAAAGTGCCGTCAGTTCAAAACGCGTCTTGTATCGCTATCCGTACGCACACTATCCGATTCGCCACGTCATGTTCGAAACGGCGGGAACGGTCGATCTTGATGTCGAGATTAAATTCGAGATCGGTGGCAAACATTATTCGATCGACGTCGATAAAAAACAACTCGAACATGTGAAGGATCTTTATAAAACACTTCTTGCTATCGCTGAAAAACAGTATGAAGGACAAAAGATGCTCGAGTTCGCAAACAGCTCATTGAATCATTCGGTCACGATTCTCGGCGGACTTCGTCAAGGTGACATGAATGTGCCGCAAACATTCAAGGAGTTGTCTGAACAATCCTTCGAGTGGCTACAAGGTCACTACTATCAGTGGAACCAGCGTGACTTCGGTTCATACTACGAGAAGTACATCAACAACTAA
- a CDS encoding phosphocarrier protein HPr, translating into MEKTFKVIADSGIHARPATQLVNTASKFQSDINLEYNGKTVNLKSIMGVLSLGIAKDSDIKIVANGDDASEAITTLSDMLTSEGLAQ; encoded by the coding sequence ATGGAAAAAACATTCAAAGTCATCGCGGATTCAGGCATTCACGCTCGTCCGGCTACTCAGCTCGTCAACACAGCTTCTAAATTCCAATCAGACATCAACTTGGAATACAACGGGAAGACTGTCAACTTGAAGTCAATCATGGGTGTTCTTTCACTCGGAATCGCGAAAGATTCAGATATCAAAATCGTTGCAAACGGTGACGATGCTTCTGAAGCAATCACGACTCTTTCAGATATGCTGACTAGCGAAGGTCTTGCTCAGTAA
- the sdhA gene encoding succinate dehydrogenase flavoprotein subunit, with protein MANKNLVIIGGGLAGLMATIKAAEQGVPVKLFSLVPVKRSHSVCAQGGINGAVNTKGEGDSPYQHFDDTVYGGDFLANQPPVQKMAEAAPKIIHMFDRMGVMFNRTPEGLLDFRRFGGTLHHRTAYAGATTGQQLLYALDEQVRKFEAQGLVEKYEGWEFLRAIIDDNGICRGAVCQNLRTMEIEAFAADSVILATGGPGVIFGKSTNSVINTGQAAAAVYRQGAIYANGEFIQIHPTAIPGDDKLRLMSESARGEGGRVWTYKDGKPWYFLEEKYPAYGNLVPRDIATREIFDVCVNQKLGVNGENMVYLDLSHKDAKELDVKLGGILEIYEKFVGDDPRKVPMKIFPAVHYSMGGLWVDYDQMTNIPGLFAAGECDYSMHGGNRLGANSLLSAVYGGMVAGPSAIAYMNELETSVHEMSEDVVEAHKIEEINRFNDILSMEGTENAYQIHRELGEIMTDNVTVVRYNDKLEETLTKIKELRDRFTRISATDTARWSNQGASFIRQLDHMLDLAEAITLGALKRDESRGAHYKPDFPERNDEQFLKTTMARYTNGHPEIFYEDVDTSLIPPRKRDYSKKSKKEVKA; from the coding sequence ATGGCGAACAAGAATCTTGTCATCATCGGCGGAGGGCTTGCCGGTCTGATGGCTACGATAAAAGCAGCGGAGCAAGGCGTACCAGTTAAGTTATTCTCACTCGTACCCGTCAAACGCTCACACTCTGTTTGTGCACAAGGTGGTATCAACGGAGCGGTCAATACAAAAGGGGAAGGGGATTCACCATACCAGCATTTCGATGACACGGTATACGGTGGGGACTTCCTCGCAAATCAACCACCTGTTCAAAAAATGGCGGAAGCAGCGCCGAAGATCATTCATATGTTCGACCGGATGGGTGTTATGTTCAACCGGACACCGGAAGGCTTACTCGACTTCCGACGTTTCGGAGGAACGTTGCATCACCGGACGGCATATGCTGGGGCAACGACAGGGCAACAACTGTTGTACGCATTAGATGAACAGGTTCGTAAGTTCGAAGCGCAAGGTTTGGTAGAAAAATATGAAGGATGGGAATTCCTTCGTGCCATTATCGATGACAATGGCATCTGTCGTGGAGCGGTTTGTCAAAACCTCCGGACGATGGAAATCGAGGCATTTGCCGCGGATTCTGTCATCCTCGCGACAGGTGGTCCTGGTGTCATCTTTGGAAAATCGACGAACTCGGTCATCAACACAGGACAAGCAGCAGCAGCTGTCTATCGTCAAGGTGCGATCTATGCGAACGGTGAGTTCATCCAGATTCACCCGACAGCGATTCCTGGAGACGATAAGTTACGTCTTATGAGTGAATCAGCACGAGGTGAAGGTGGTCGCGTCTGGACGTATAAAGACGGTAAGCCTTGGTACTTCCTCGAAGAGAAGTATCCGGCATACGGAAACCTTGTTCCACGAGATATCGCAACACGTGAGATCTTCGACGTCTGTGTCAATCAAAAACTCGGCGTCAACGGGGAGAACATGGTCTATCTGGATCTATCGCATAAAGACGCAAAAGAACTCGACGTCAAACTCGGTGGGATCCTTGAAATCTACGAGAAGTTCGTCGGTGATGATCCACGAAAAGTACCGATGAAGATCTTCCCGGCCGTTCACTATTCAATGGGTGGACTATGGGTCGACTATGATCAGATGACGAACATCCCTGGATTGTTCGCAGCTGGTGAATGTGATTATTCGATGCACGGTGGTAACCGTCTCGGAGCGAACTCCCTTCTCTCTGCGGTATACGGCGGAATGGTCGCTGGACCATCAGCAATCGCGTATATGAACGAACTCGAGACATCAGTTCATGAGATGAGTGAAGACGTCGTCGAAGCGCATAAAATCGAAGAGATCAACCGCTTCAACGATATCCTATCGATGGAAGGTACGGAAAACGCGTATCAAATCCACCGTGAGCTTGGAGAAATCATGACGGACAACGTCACGGTCGTCCGTTATAACGATAAGCTCGAAGAGACACTGACGAAAATCAAGGAACTTCGCGATCGGTTCACGCGCATCTCGGCAACGGATACAGCACGTTGGAGTAACCAAGGGGCATCGTTCATCCGTCAGCTCGATCACATGCTCGATCTAGCCGAAGCAATCACGCTCGGTGCCTTAAAACGTGACGAGAGTCGCGGAGCACACTATAAACCGGACTTCCCGGAACGTAATGATGAACAGTTCTTGAAGACGACGATGGCACGTTATACGAATGGTCATCCGGAAATCTTCTATGAAGACGTCGACACGTCGTTGATTCCACCACGGAAACGCGACTACAGCAAGAAGTCGAAGAAAGAGGTGAAAGCATAA
- a CDS encoding dihydrolipoyl dehydrogenase family protein translates to MRTYDCIVIGTGSAGNQAAYKFAEKGLRVAIVENFTPGGTCAQRGCDAKKILLTGSETKDAVERLLGYGVKGLISIDWRQLMERKNEYTRAIPEQTRKRYAETDIDYFHGEPHFVSSHRLRIGEEEIEGKQFLIATGLRPRELSVPGSERFVTSNEFLELKELPRRLVCIGGGYISFEFAHLARIAGADVTIVLRSSPLKQFESELVDVLLEATRALGISIIKEAEVVAYEEDSLHLSNGDVLKTDVVLNATGRVASIDQLGLEEIGVAHNEKGIHVNAYLQSSVEHIYAAGDVAVSGNPALTPFAGTEGRLAADNMLEGNNRKLELLPVPSVVFTAPNLALVGETEAALKKAGISYRGRLIDTSSWQTNARIKDSFARAKVLVGEDNQVLGAHFIGVNAAELANYFSFAMQHRIPSTSMQQTGFAYPTPASDIASLFED, encoded by the coding sequence ATGCGTACATATGATTGCATTGTGATTGGAACAGGTTCCGCTGGAAATCAAGCGGCTTATAAATTCGCTGAAAAAGGGCTACGTGTTGCCATCGTGGAGAACTTCACTCCAGGCGGCACATGCGCCCAACGTGGGTGTGACGCAAAAAAAATCTTACTGACGGGTAGTGAGACGAAAGACGCTGTCGAGCGATTGCTCGGATACGGTGTAAAGGGGCTGATTTCGATTGATTGGCGCCAATTGATGGAGCGAAAAAATGAATACACACGTGCCATCCCGGAGCAAACTCGAAAGCGGTACGCGGAAACGGACATCGACTATTTCCATGGAGAACCGCATTTCGTGTCTTCACATCGCCTTCGAATTGGTGAAGAAGAAATCGAAGGGAAACAGTTTTTAATCGCAACCGGTCTAAGACCTCGCGAATTATCTGTACCCGGTAGTGAGCGTTTCGTAACAAGTAATGAGTTTCTTGAACTGAAAGAACTTCCACGACGACTCGTCTGCATCGGCGGCGGTTATATCTCGTTCGAGTTCGCTCATCTCGCTCGTATTGCTGGGGCAGACGTCACAATCGTTTTACGTTCTAGTCCTTTAAAACAATTCGAGAGTGAACTGGTCGATGTGTTGTTGGAAGCCACACGGGCACTTGGTATCTCAATCATCAAAGAAGCAGAGGTCGTCGCTTACGAAGAAGACTCTCTGCATTTATCGAACGGCGATGTATTAAAGACGGATGTCGTATTGAATGCGACTGGACGTGTCGCGAGTATCGACCAGCTTGGTCTCGAAGAAATCGGGGTTGCGCATAATGAAAAAGGAATTCATGTCAATGCGTACCTTCAGTCTTCCGTCGAACATATCTATGCCGCAGGAGATGTTGCTGTCAGTGGGAATCCAGCGTTGACGCCGTTTGCTGGAACCGAAGGACGACTTGCTGCCGATAACATGCTCGAAGGAAACAACCGGAAACTGGAACTGCTCCCTGTCCCAAGCGTCGTATTCACTGCCCCGAACCTTGCCCTCGTCGGCGAGACAGAAGCCGCTTTAAAAAAAGCAGGTATTTCATACCGTGGTCGCTTGATTGATACGTCTTCTTGGCAAACGAACGCACGGATCAAAGACAGTTTTGCTCGGGCGAAAGTACTCGTTGGGGAAGATAATCAAGTCCTCGGCGCACACTTCATCGGTGTCAATGCAGCGGAACTAGCAAACTATTTCTCGTTTGCGATGCAACACCGGATTCCAAGTACTTCGATGCAACAAACTGGATTCGCTTACCCGACACCTGCTTCAGACATCGCCTCGTTATTCGAGGATTGA
- a CDS encoding succinate dehydrogenase cytochrome b558 subunit has product MANHRDFVSRKIHSLLGVIPIGLFLLSHLTTNYFIVRGEEDFNKAAEFVGNVPYRLFLEIFVIFIPIILHGVYGVYIAFTGSANTGRYTYFRNWMYVLQRFSGVFLVVFITWHVWETRIAAAMGTPVDASMMQNIVDNGFMLAFYIVGILATTFHLANGLWTFCITWGITQSPASQRAMSYVAALVFIGLSFVGVRSILTFAGVL; this is encoded by the coding sequence ATGGCGAATCATCGTGATTTCGTGAGTCGTAAAATACACTCACTGCTCGGCGTCATTCCAATCGGGTTATTTTTACTTTCGCACTTAACGACGAACTACTTCATCGTACGTGGTGAGGAAGACTTCAATAAGGCCGCGGAATTCGTGGGGAACGTTCCGTATCGATTGTTCTTAGAGATCTTTGTCATCTTCATTCCGATCATCTTGCATGGCGTCTACGGTGTGTACATCGCATTCACTGGTTCTGCGAACACAGGACGTTATACATACTTCCGGAACTGGATGTATGTACTGCAACGGTTTAGCGGTGTATTCCTTGTCGTGTTCATCACGTGGCACGTTTGGGAAACACGGATTGCCGCTGCGATGGGAACTCCAGTCGATGCAAGCATGATGCAGAACATCGTCGATAACGGATTCATGCTCGCGTTCTATATCGTCGGGATCTTGGCGACGACATTCCACCTTGCGAACGGACTTTGGACGTTCTGCATCACATGGGGAATCACACAGTCACCAGCATCTCAACGGGCGATGTCTTACGTGGCAGCACTCGTATTCATCGGTTTATCGTTTGTAGGCGTACGCTCGATCTTAACGTTTGCAGGCGTGTTGTAA
- the racE gene encoding glutamate racemase has protein sequence MNRAIGVLDSGVGGLTVARELMRQLPHERIIYVGDTLRCPYGPRPEEEIREFTWEMIDYLVQQDVKLIVIACNTATAVVLKEARERLNIPVIGVIDPGARAAVKVTRTKRIGVIGTKMTITSNSYEKALRHVEGQVVVESLACPPFVPLVESMQTDGTYVERVVANTLRPLMNYDMDTLILGCTHYPLLADVIGRVIGPGVQLISSGDETALEVAALLDYNTISADVTQIPEHRYYATGDIRSFDQIATDWLDQPIHAERIVLGTEED, from the coding sequence GTGAATCGAGCGATTGGAGTACTAGATTCCGGAGTCGGTGGGTTGACGGTCGCACGTGAATTGATGCGACAGTTGCCCCATGAGCGAATCATTTATGTCGGGGATACATTGCGGTGTCCGTACGGTCCTCGTCCAGAAGAGGAGATTCGTGAGTTTACGTGGGAGATGATTGATTATCTCGTACAACAAGATGTGAAATTGATCGTAATCGCCTGTAACACAGCAACGGCTGTTGTTTTAAAAGAAGCGCGAGAACGTTTAAATATACCTGTCATTGGTGTCATTGATCCTGGAGCCCGTGCGGCAGTCAAAGTGACGCGGACGAAACGAATCGGTGTCATCGGAACGAAGATGACGATTACAAGTAATTCCTACGAGAAGGCGTTACGACATGTCGAAGGACAAGTCGTCGTCGAATCGTTAGCCTGCCCACCGTTCGTTCCGCTCGTCGAGTCGATGCAGACGGACGGTACTTATGTCGAACGTGTCGTTGCGAATACATTACGACCTTTAATGAATTATGATATGGACACATTGATCCTCGGGTGCACCCATTACCCGCTCCTAGCAGATGTGATTGGACGGGTCATCGGACCAGGCGTCCAACTCATCTCTTCAGGGGACGAGACAGCACTTGAGGTAGCAGCACTACTTGACTACAATACGATTTCAGCAGATGTGACACAAATACCGGAACATCGTTATTATGCGACAGGCGATATTCGCTCATTTGATCAGATTGCAACGGATTGGCTCGATCAGCCAATCCACGCAGAACGCATCGTGCTTGGAACGGAGGAAGACTAA
- the sdhB gene encoding succinate dehydrogenase iron-sulfur subunit has protein sequence MATPLESSTTQKSVQFIVQRQDGPDGKPYDEAFEIPYRPNMNVISALMEIRRNPVNAAGEKTTPINWDMGCLEEVCGACSMVINGTPRQSCTALVDKLEQPIRLQPMQTFPIVRDLQVDRQRMFDALKKVKAWVPIDGTYDLGPGPRMPENKRQWAYELSKCMTCGVCLEACPNVNDRSTFIGPASISQVRLFNSHPTGAFHKEERLEALMEDGGIMQCGNAQNCVEVCPKGIPLTTSIAAMNRQTTLHSFKKFFGSDEGRTGEAVSS, from the coding sequence ATGGCGACACCACTCGAATCATCTACTACGCAAAAATCGGTTCAATTCATCGTTCAACGTCAAGATGGACCAGATGGTAAACCGTATGATGAAGCGTTTGAAATTCCGTACCGTCCGAACATGAACGTCATCTCTGCTTTAATGGAGATTCGCCGAAACCCTGTGAATGCAGCCGGTGAAAAAACGACACCAATCAACTGGGACATGGGTTGCCTAGAAGAAGTATGTGGCGCTTGTTCGATGGTCATCAACGGTACACCACGTCAGTCGTGTACAGCACTCGTTGATAAACTCGAACAGCCAATCCGCCTGCAACCGATGCAGACGTTCCCGATCGTTCGTGACCTTCAAGTTGACCGTCAACGCATGTTCGATGCGTTGAAAAAAGTCAAAGCATGGGTTCCAATCGATGGAACGTACGACTTAGGTCCAGGACCACGGATGCCAGAGAACAAACGTCAATGGGCATATGAGTTATCGAAATGTATGACGTGTGGCGTGTGTCTCGAGGCATGTCCGAACGTCAACGATCGTTCGACATTCATCGGACCAGCATCGATTTCACAAGTTCGTCTATTCAACTCGCATCCGACAGGTGCTTTCCACAAGGAAGAACGCCTTGAAGCGTTGATGGAAGATGGCGGGATCATGCAGTGCGGTAACGCTCAAAACTGTGTCGAGGTTTGTCCGAAAGGGATTCCGCTGACAACTTCGATCGCAGCGATGAACCGTCAGACGACACTTCATTCATTCAAGAAGTTCTTTGGTAGTGACGAAGGACGGACAGGTGAAGCAGTTAGTTCATGA
- a CDS encoding electron transfer flavoprotein subunit alpha/FixB family protein yields MTKALVLAESRDGSLRNVSFEAIAAARRVADEVIAVLIGHDVAKDADALASRGADQVLVVEDERLLHCTPDGYGQVFLELMNRTSPDVLVFGHTSLGKDLSPKIAAKLQAGLISDVTAIEGEGADASFIRPIYSGKAFEKVKVSEGKTLFTVRPNNIDPLEAGSSQGTVESVTVELKDLRTIVADIVRKATGGVDLSEAKVIVAGGRGVKSSDGFAPLQELADVLGGAVGASRGACDADYCDYALQIGQTGKVVTPDLYIACGISGAIQHLAGMSNAKVIVAINKDPEANIFSVADYGIVGDLFDVVPLLTAEFKKMLVHG; encoded by the coding sequence ATGACAAAAGCATTAGTACTCGCAGAATCACGAGATGGCAGTTTACGGAATGTGTCGTTTGAGGCAATCGCAGCAGCACGACGTGTCGCTGACGAAGTTATCGCAGTCCTGATTGGGCACGATGTCGCAAAGGATGCTGATGCTTTAGCATCGCGCGGAGCGGACCAGGTGCTCGTCGTCGAGGATGAGCGTCTTCTACACTGCACGCCAGATGGTTACGGACAAGTCTTCCTCGAGTTGATGAACCGGACGTCACCAGACGTGCTCGTCTTCGGACATACGTCGCTCGGTAAAGATTTATCACCGAAGATCGCGGCAAAACTACAAGCTGGTTTGATCAGTGATGTGACGGCGATTGAAGGGGAAGGCGCGGATGCGTCATTCATTCGCCCGATCTACTCGGGGAAAGCATTTGAAAAAGTCAAAGTCTCAGAGGGCAAGACGCTCTTTACGGTCCGTCCGAACAACATCGATCCGCTTGAAGCAGGTAGTTCACAAGGAACTGTCGAGTCGGTCACGGTCGAACTGAAGGATTTACGAACGATCGTCGCAGACATCGTACGCAAAGCAACTGGCGGCGTTGATTTATCAGAGGCAAAAGTTATCGTCGCAGGTGGACGCGGTGTCAAGAGCTCGGATGGCTTCGCACCGTTACAAGAACTAGCAGATGTCCTCGGAGGAGCAGTGGGTGCTTCACGTGGTGCTTGTGATGCGGATTACTGCGACTATGCCCTTCAAATCGGTCAGACTGGGAAAGTCGTTACACCGGACCTTTATATTGCATGCGGGATCTCAGGTGCGATCCAACACTTAGCAGGGATGTCGAATGCCAAAGTGATCGTTGCAATCAACAAGGACCCGGAAGCGAACATCTTCTCTGTCGCGGACTATGGTATCGTCGGAGATTTGTTCGACGTCGTGCCACTATTGACAGCTGAATTCAAAAAAATGCTCGTTCACGGATAA
- the trxA gene encoding thioredoxin: MAIVHATSQSFKEETQEGLVLVDFWATWCGPCRMLAPVLEELDADMQDVKIVKVDVDANPEVAGAFQVQSIPTLVLFKDGQPVNKTMGFMPKDALKEFVETSN, translated from the coding sequence ATGGCAATCGTACACGCAACTAGCCAATCATTTAAAGAAGAAACACAAGAAGGACTCGTCCTTGTTGATTTTTGGGCAACATGGTGCGGACCATGTCGTATGCTTGCACCAGTTCTTGAAGAACTTGATGCTGACATGCAAGATGTAAAAATCGTCAAAGTTGACGTAGATGCAAACCCAGAAGTAGCTGGAGCATTCCAAGTTCAAAGTATCCCGACACTCGTTCTCTTCAAAGATGGACAACCTGTCAACAAAACAATGGGCTTCATGCCAAAAGACGCACTTAAAGAATTCGTTGAAACATCTAACTAA
- a CDS encoding YslB family protein — protein MDATPNQTPLFGIELIRDYVLTDLLGSDYRQVIYWAGKRLARQFPVVDESELASFFEQAGWGTLEIKKRKGTAISFVLSPPDTTRDERPQGYFQLEAGFLAEQFSRFNGCVAEGYAELTKELVQITVQIDPKDPLEPLK, from the coding sequence ATGGATGCTACACCAAATCAAACACCACTTTTCGGTATCGAATTGATCCGAGATTATGTGCTGACCGATCTTCTTGGATCGGATTATCGGCAAGTCATCTACTGGGCAGGTAAACGTCTAGCGCGTCAATTCCCTGTCGTAGATGAATCTGAATTAGCCTCATTTTTTGAACAAGCAGGTTGGGGAACGCTCGAAATCAAGAAACGCAAAGGAACTGCTATCTCATTCGTGCTGTCTCCTCCTGATACAACGAGAGATGAACGACCACAAGGCTACTTCCAACTCGAAGCCGGTTTCCTCGCTGAACAGTTCTCCCGTTTTAATGGGTGTGTCGCGGAAGGATATGCCGAGTTAACTAAAGAGCTCGTTCAAATCACGGTCCAAATCGACCCTAAAGATCCACTTGAACCACTCAAGTGA
- the uvrC gene encoding excinuclease ABC subunit UvrC yields MGHQEHIKAKLSLLPDEPGCYLHKNEFGEIIYVGKAKNLKNRVRSYFTGAHDIKTERLVAEVRDFEYIITASELEALLLEMTLIKKHDPKYNIMLKDDKSYPYLKITNETYPRLITTRKLKKDGGHYFGPYPNAYAANETKRLLDRLYPLRKCQPMPKKLCLYYHIGQCLGPCEIPNLESEQKTLVSEIRRFLSGDTKELVEDLKQKMADAAETMEFERAGELRDQVRAIESIMNKQNMITADLTSRDVFGIHVDKGWMCVQVFFLRGGKMIERDVSLFPIYGTPAEELESFIVQFYEKNIKPSEVYVPPLVNQLLLKEALSIKIHVPVRGSKRKLLDLATKNAENAISERFELLAKDEKRTVQAVEELADAIDVHPLSRIEIIDNANIQGADAVSALVVFEDGKPLKKEYRKFKIRTVQGPDDYESMREIVRRRYRRLLLEGARLPDLVLIDGGVGQLNAALEVIQDELGLSLPVGSLKKDDKHRTSQLLFGEDARLVELSPRSSAFYLLQRMQDEVHRFAITFHRSLRSKGMTRSLLDEIPGVGPKRRQQLIRHFGSMRSLRRATIEQLAEAGLPVKLAETVAEYLSQANEE; encoded by the coding sequence TTGGGACATCAAGAACATATCAAAGCGAAACTATCCCTTTTGCCTGATGAGCCAGGATGTTATCTGCACAAAAATGAATTCGGCGAAATCATCTATGTCGGAAAAGCAAAAAATCTCAAGAACCGAGTCCGCTCCTATTTCACGGGAGCACATGATATTAAAACGGAACGCCTCGTCGCGGAAGTCCGTGACTTCGAATACATCATCACAGCCAGTGAACTAGAAGCGTTGTTGCTTGAGATGACACTTATTAAGAAACATGACCCGAAGTACAATATCATGTTGAAGGACGATAAGTCATATCCGTACTTGAAAATTACGAATGAGACCTATCCCCGCCTGATCACGACGCGTAAGTTAAAAAAAGATGGTGGTCACTATTTTGGTCCTTATCCGAATGCGTATGCGGCAAACGAGACGAAACGTTTGTTAGATCGTTTATATCCGCTACGTAAATGCCAGCCAATGCCGAAAAAACTTTGTCTGTATTACCACATCGGTCAATGTCTCGGTCCATGCGAAATCCCGAATCTCGAGTCGGAACAAAAGACGCTCGTTTCAGAAATCCGACGTTTCTTGTCGGGCGATACGAAAGAGCTTGTCGAAGACTTGAAACAGAAGATGGCGGACGCGGCCGAAACGATGGAATTTGAACGTGCGGGAGAATTGCGCGATCAAGTCCGGGCGATCGAGTCGATCATGAACAAACAAAACATGATCACAGCGGATCTGACGTCACGCGACGTATTCGGAATCCATGTCGATAAAGGTTGGATGTGTGTCCAAGTCTTCTTCCTTCGTGGCGGAAAGATGATTGAACGTGATGTCTCGCTTTTCCCGATCTATGGTACGCCGGCAGAAGAGCTCGAGAGTTTCATCGTCCAGTTCTACGAAAAGAACATCAAACCGAGTGAAGTCTATGTACCGCCTCTCGTCAATCAGCTTCTGCTCAAAGAAGCGCTATCGATTAAAATTCACGTTCCGGTCCGAGGATCAAAACGGAAATTACTTGATCTAGCGACAAAGAATGCTGAAAATGCGATCTCGGAACGCTTCGAGTTGTTAGCGAAAGATGAGAAACGGACCGTTCAAGCAGTCGAAGAACTCGCCGATGCGATCGATGTTCATCCATTATCACGGATCGAGATCATCGATAATGCGAACATTCAAGGAGCAGACGCCGTTTCGGCACTCGTCGTCTTTGAAGACGGTAAACCACTGAAAAAAGAATACCGGAAGTTTAAGATTCGGACGGTTCAAGGACCGGACGACTATGAATCGATGCGGGAAATCGTGCGTCGGCGTTATCGACGGTTGTTACTCGAAGGAGCGCGCCTTCCGGACCTCGTTTTGATTGACGGAGGAGTCGGACAGTTGAATGCTGCTTTAGAAGTCATTCAAGATGAACTCGGCTTATCCCTGCCGGTCGGCTCATTAAAAAAAGATGACAAACACCGGACGAGTCAGTTGTTGTTTGGAGAAGATGCCCGCCTCGTCGAACTAAGTCCTCGTTCAAGTGCGTTTTATTTACTTCAACGGATGCAAGATGAAGTGCATCGGTTCGCGATCACGTTCCACCGCTCGCTGCGCTCGAAAGGGATGACCCGTTCCTTGCTCGACGAGATTCCAGGAGTCGGACCGAAAAGACGTCAGCAGTTGATTCGTCATTTCGGATCGATGCGTAGCTTGCGACGCGCAACGATCGAACAGTTGGCGGAAGCAGGATTACCTGTGAAGTTAGCGGAAACCGTCGCTGAATATTTAAGTCAAGCGAATGAAGAATGA
- a CDS encoding acyl-CoA thioesterase, which produces MRVPAYIPELETWLEQMKHGTRLDVAVRFAETDAYGHMNNRVPFVYFEDVRTLMLEETGYSLAEDGIIVVADAQCNYIRQVYPRTRLAVYAYPVHVGSASCDVHYAAFDEQGELMFTGRTSMVQIDRAGKAFPWSEAYKNSLQNRFESVII; this is translated from the coding sequence GTGCGCGTACCAGCTTATATTCCAGAACTTGAAACATGGCTTGAACAGATGAAACATGGCACACGACTCGACGTCGCGGTTCGTTTTGCGGAGACGGATGCCTATGGTCATATGAATAACCGGGTACCGTTCGTCTATTTTGAGGACGTTCGGACATTGATGTTAGAGGAAACAGGATATTCGCTTGCAGAAGACGGCATTATCGTCGTTGCGGATGCCCAGTGTAATTACATTCGCCAAGTTTATCCACGTACGCGTCTTGCCGTCTATGCCTATCCCGTACATGTCGGAAGTGCGTCGTGTGACGTCCATTATGCGGCATTTGATGAGCAAGGTGAACTGATGTTCACAGGACGGACATCGATGGTACAAATTGATCGTGCCGGGAAAGCATTCCCGTGGAGTGAAGCGTATAAAAATTCCTTGCAGAATCGATTCGAATCCGTTATCATTTGA
- a CDS encoding VOC family protein: protein MMIQYGYTILYVEDTARTLTFYRDVLGLSVKAEHGSYIEFETGQTTLAFNTREDVQQLIPDYTIPSGKTQQTLEIGFITDDVPTLFQKVVEAGYETVLAPSQKPWGQVVAYVLDPDGHLIELCTPM, encoded by the coding sequence TTGATGATTCAATACGGCTATACGATTTTATACGTTGAAGACACTGCACGGACGCTGACATTCTATCGAGATGTTCTCGGACTATCCGTCAAGGCGGAGCACGGGAGCTACATCGAGTTCGAGACCGGTCAGACGACACTCGCCTTCAATACGCGTGAAGACGTGCAACAGTTGATTCCGGATTACACGATACCAAGCGGAAAAACACAACAGACGTTAGAGATTGGTTTCATCACGGATGACGTCCCGACTCTATTTCAGAAAGTAGTAGAGGCAGGATATGAGACCGTCCTCGCTCCTAGTCAAAAACCATGGGGGCAAGTCGTCGCCTATGTCCTCGACCCCGATGGTCACCTGATTGAACTTTGCACGCCAATGTAA